A single Opisthocomus hoazin isolate bOpiHoa1 chromosome 1, bOpiHoa1.hap1, whole genome shotgun sequence DNA region contains:
- the RCBTB1 gene encoding RCC1 and BTB domain-containing protein 1 isoform X1, whose translation MTHSSIMVDVGKWPIFTLLSPQEIASIRKACVFGTSANEALYVTHNDEVFVFGLNCSNCLGTGDNQSTIVPKKLEALCGKKVSSLSYGSGPHVVLCTEDGEVYAWGHNGYSQLGNGTTNQGITPVQVCTNLLIKKVVEVACGSHHSMALSFDGDLYAWGYNNCGQVGSGSTANQPTPRRVSNCLQGKMVVGIACGQTSSMAVVNNGEVYGWGYNGNGQLGLGNNGNQLTPCRVAALHGACILQIACGYAHTLALTDEGLLYAWGANTYGQLGTGNKSNQLSPVQIMMEKERVVEIAACHSAHTSAAKTQSGQVYMWGQCRGQSVILPHLTHFACTDDVFACFATPAVMWRLLSVEHEDFLTVAESLKKEFDSPETSDLKFRVDGKYIHVHKAVLKIRCEHFRTMFQSYWNEDMKEVIEIDQFSYPVYRAFLEYLYTDSVDLPPEDAIGLLDLATSYCETRLKKLCQHIIKRGITVENAFSLLSAAVRYDAEDLEEFCFKFCVNHLTEVTQTTAFWQMDGPLLKEFIAKASKCGAFKN comes from the exons gtGTTTGTTTTTGGACTGAATTGCAGCAATTGTTTGGGAACTGGAGACAATCAGAGCACAATAGTACCAAAGAAATTAGAAGCCTTATGTGGAAAGAAGGTTTCCAGTCTCAGTTATGGAAGTGGACCCCATGTTGTGCTTTGCACTGAAG ATGGTGAAGTGTATGCTTGGGGACACAATGGTTACAGCCAGCTTGGGAATGGCACAACCAATCAGGGCATTACTCCTGTTCAAGTTTGCACAAATCTCTTAATAAAGAAAGTGGTGGAAGTAGCTTGTGGCTCTCATCATTCCATGGCGCTGTCGTTTGATGGGGAT CTGTATGCTTGGGGCTATAACAACTGTGGTCAAGTTGGATCTGGATCTACAGCAAACCAGCCAACTCCTCGTAGAGTTTCAAACTGTTTACAGGGTAAAATGGTCGTTGGCATTGCTTGTGGTCAGACCTCCTCCATGGCTGTAGTAAACAATGGCGAG GTTTATGGCTGGGGTTACAATGGCAATGGTCAGCTAGGTCTTGGAAACAATGGCAATCAACTGACACCATGCAGGGTGGCCGCGTTACATGGTGCATGCATACTCCAG ATTGCCTGTGGCTACGCGCACACACTAGCACTAACAGATGAGGGTTTGCTCTATGCCTGGGGAGCTAACACTTACGGGCAGCTGGGAACTGGCAATAAAAGTAACCAGCTAAGCCCGGTGCAGATCATGATGGAAAAAGAAAG GGTTGTGGAGATTGCAGCCTGCCACTCTGCTCACACGTCGGCTGCCAAGACGCAGAGTGGCCAGGTGTACATGTGGGGCCAATGCCGTGGGCAGTCAGTGATCCTTCCCCACCTCACCCACTTTGCCTGCACGGACGACgtgtttgcttgctttgctacCCCTGCTGTTATGTGGCGTCTTCTGTCAGTAG AGCATGAAGACTTTTTAACGGTAGCAGAATCTCTGAAGAAGGAGTTTGACAGTCCAGAAACCTCAGACCTAAAGTTCCGTGTGGATGGAAAATACATCCATGTCCACAAAGCTGTTCTGAAAATCAG GTGTGAACACTTCAGAACCATGTTCCAGTCATACTGGAATGAGGATATGAAGGAAGTGATAGAAATAGACCAGTTTTCTTATCCTGTGTATCGTGCCTTTCTTGAGTACTTGTATACAGACAGTGTTGACCTTCCGCCTGAAGATGCAATAG GGCTTTTGGATTTGGCTACTTCGTACTGTGAAACTAGACTGAAAAAACTGTGTCAACACATTATCAAGAGAGGAATTACTGTGGAAAACGCATTTtcattgctctctgctgctgtcagaTATGATGCAGAG gaCTTAGAGGAATTCTGCTTCAAGTTTTGTGTCAATCATTTGACGGAAGTGACACAAACTACAGCGTTTTGGCAGATGGATGGTCCCCTGCTAAAGGAGTTCATTGCTAAAGCCAGTAAATGTGGAGCCTTTAAGAACTGA
- the PHF11 gene encoding PHD finger protein 11, producing MAKMVRRTCAFCSEGESGSVMYIAKERNIAAHQDCLLFSSGFVESEEYNPDNLDIRFDVASVLKELKRGKRLMCNFCRKKGATVGCEERACRRSYHYFCALCDDAAIETDEVNGIYRVFCPKHDPGSRTNHYGAANKRRRCALKSSTITEQMSTEETAEENSLRILKRKNSRHKVRIDFLRKCKQAGLLDDIFEEMLDTLHLAQEKLMDDNTSETEYEETVMSLFDCGLFENVLTNIHSGTEEKIQELLESRKSLDNKIELLQDLKEVVLPTPESTASTSSTVSE from the exons ATGGCGAAGATGGTGAGAAGAACGTGTGCGTTTTGTTCAGAAGGGGAGTCTGGTTCTGTAATGTATATTGCCAAAGAGAGAAATATTGCAGCTCACCAGGATTGTCTG TTGTTTTCCTCAGGATTTGTGGAATCTGAAGAGTATAACCCGGATAATCTGGATATAAGGTTTGATGTGGCATCAGTGTTGAAAGAACTCAAGAGAGGAAAGCGGCTG ATGTGCAACTTCTGTCGCAAGAAAGGAGCCACCGTGGGTTGCGAGGAAAGAGCCTGTCGCAGAAGTTATCACTACTTCTGTGCACTCTGCGATGATGCAGCAATAGAAACGGATGAAGTAAATGGAATCTACCG AGTGTTCTGCCCAAAACATGACCCAGGCAGTAGGACCAATCACTATG GTGCAGCTAATAAAAGGAGAAGGTGTGCATTGAAGTCTTCCACCATCACAGAACAAATG AGCACAGAAGAGACAGCAGAAGAGAACAGTTTACGaatactgaaaaggaaaaacagcaggCATAAAG TCCGAATAGACTTTCTTAGGAAATGCAAGCAAGCCGGGCTTCTGGATGACATATTTGAAGAAATGCTGGACACGCTTCACCTGGCGCAGGAGAAACTGATGGATGACAACACTTCAGAAACAG AGTATGAAGAGACGGTGATGTCACTCTTTGACTGTGGGCTGTTTGAGAACGTACTGACAAATATTCATTCAG gaacagaagaaaaaatccagGAACTTCTGGAAAGCAGGAAAAGCCTGGATAACAAGATTGAGCTGCTGCAGGACTTAAAAGAAGTCGTCCTTCCTACCCCAGAGAGCACCGCGAGTACATCTAGTACAGTGTCCGAATAA